TAAGACAAAATGGTTTACTTTAAAAAACTCAACGACCTGCTGACCTCCTTTGATTTAAAAACGAGTGGCAAATGGTTTGTGCTGTCCTGCCTGATCGGGGTGGTGGCGGGGTTTGGCGCCATCGTATTTGACGCGTTAACTCAGATCGTGCAGCATCACTCTCTAGTCGCGATCGCCGGATTTGAACACCCGCAGACAGTCGGCGAATATTCCTTCTATAAAGACCAGGTGACGGAGGTGAACTTCGCACCATGGCTGTTGCTGGTGGTGATTACAGTCGGCGGTCTGGCTTCGGGAGTCATTGTGTACAACATTGCCCCGGAGGCGGAAGGCCACGGAACCGATGCTGCCATCGATGCTTTTCATAATAAACGGGGTGAAATCCAGCCCCGGATTCCGATCGTCAAGACGATTGCCTCTGCCCTGACACTGGGGACCGGCGGTTCAGCCGGCCGGGAAGGACCAATTGCCCAGATTGGAGCCGGCTTTGGTTCGTGGGTGGCGACCAAGTTGAAGCTCTCGGCCCGCGATCGCCGGATCATGCTGGCAGCGGGAATGGGGGCTGGGATTGGTGCGATCTTCCGTGCTCCCCTGGCCGGGGCGTTGTTTGCTGCCGAGATCATGTACAGCAATGCGGATTTCGAATCGGACGTGATCGTGCCGGCTGCAATGTCGTCGATCATTGCGTATTCTCTCTATTGCATGTCGCTGCCACAGGCACTGCGTTTCATGCCGCTGTTCGGGAACGAACTCCATCATACGGTCGATTCCCATTTTGAATTGATTCCCTACACGATCCTGTCGATCGTGCTCAGCCTGTCCGCGGCTTTTTATGTGAAAACATTTTATGGCACGAACCGGCTCTTCAAGCGGTTGCCGATCAAGCCGATGTTCCGCCCTGCTGTTGGTGCTTTTCTGACCGGTGTCGTCGGACTGGGGCTGTTCTATCTTTACGATCAGGATATGCGGGCACTGTCGGTGCTCTCAACCGGGTATGGTGTCCTGCAGGAAGCGCTGACTTCGGCATCCAAGGTAGGGATTCCACTGCTGCTGACGGTGGCGGTTGTGAAGGTCTTTACGACCTCGCTGACGATCGGCTCGGGGGGATCCGGCGGTGTGTTCGGACCTTCGATGGTGATTGGCGGTTGTGTGGGAGCTGCCACCGGGCAGTTTCTGCAGAAGCTATGGCCCAATCTGGTGACACAGCCTGAGGCCTACGGACTGGTGGGGATGGCCGGGTTCTTTGCCGGTGCGGCCCATGCACCGATTTCGACGATCATCATGGTTTCTGAAATCACCGGGAACTATGCCCTGCTCCTGCCGACAATGCTCGCTTCGACACTCTGCTTCGTGCTCTGTCAGCGGGTGCACCTCTACCAGAAACAGTATCCCAGCCGCCTGGATTCACCGGCACACCGGGGTGACTTCCTGATCGATGTTCTGGAAGGAAGCCGGGTAAGCGATGTGTATGATCCCCAACGCAAGATCCAGTTGATTCATGAGTCGAAAACCCTGGATGAAATCGTGCATTCACTGGCGGGGACACAACAACATTACTTCCCCGTGGTGGACGACGCGGGACGGATCATCGGCGTGTTCTCCGAGGATGACGTGCGGGCTTACCTCTACGATGAAACGATCTGGAAGCTGGCCCTGGCGCGAGACATCATGCAGCCTGATTTCATGCGGGTGACCCCCGAAGATGACCTGAATACCGTCATGCAGCGTTTTACGGCCATCAATGTGGAAGCGTTGCCGGTGGTTGATGCCCAGGATGCGGGCGTGCTGCTGGGGATGCTGCATCGTAAGGAAACGATTGGGTATTACAATCAGCAGTTACTGAAGCATAAGCGGGCCAGCGACGAACAGGAAACCTGATTCAGTCTTCTTCCTCTTCGCCGTCTGTATTCCGCATTTCGAACAGGAAGCGGGAGGGTAGCGTCGGCTGTTTCTTGCCCCACTTGGTTCGGGTGGCGGCGCGGCTGAGTGTCAGGTAGTCCTGAGCCCGGGTAATGCCTACATAGGCGATCCGCCGCTCTTCCGCGATTTCTGCATCGGTCCCTTCGACCGATCGCTTGTGCGGGAGGAGTCCTTCTTCCATCCCGACCAGGTAGACACGCGGGAATTCAAGTCCCTTGGCACTGTGCAGTGTCATCAGCTTCACGGCATCCTGAGACAGTTTGTCTTCCTTGTCGTTGAGGTCGTCGCGATCCCCGAGAGCCGTTTCTTCCAGGAAGCCGGAGGGACTGGGGTCGCTGGTTCGCGTGCAGTATTCTTTGATCGATTCAATGAACTGTTCCAGCACGACGAGCCGGGCCTGCTGCTGCTCGGAAGTCTTGTACTGCTTTCTGATTTCCGAGGCGTAGTCGATTTCCTGGATCAGTTCCTGCATGATCTGAGCCAGTTCCCGGGGGGACCGTTCGAGCCGGGCACGATAGCGGCGAATCAATTGGTGGAAGGCGCTCAAGGCAGAGCTGGCCCGCGGAGTCAGTTCGTTGGCTTCGCGGGCAGAATCGACCGTGTCCCAGAACTGGTGCCCTGCCTTGACGGCCTGGTTGACCAGTTTTTCGACCGTCCCGCTGCCGATGCCGCGTGTGGGGGTGTTGATGATCCGCAGCATGGAGAGTTCGTCGTGCGGAAAGGCCAGTGTTTTCATGTATGCCAGCAGGTCGCGGATTTCGCGACGATCGAAGAAAGACTGGCTGCCAATCAACTGGTAGCGGACATTGGTCCGACGGAGTTCGGTTTCGAAGACGCGGGGCTGTTCGTTGGTGCGAAACAGGATGGCGAAGTCGCGGAGCGGAATCTCCTGGGCTTCGTGCAGGTAGCGAATCTCGCCGATGATTTTCTCGGCCTCGGTCAATTCGTCGGCCAGTTCGAGGAAGCGGACCGGGGCTCCCATTTTCTTGTGCGCGACGAGCTGTTTCTTATGGCGGTCGCGGTTGTGTTTCACGAGCCGGTTGGCCAGGTCGATGATCTTGTCGGTGCAGCGGTAATTGCTCTCAAGGCGAACGACTTTGGCACCGGGGAACTGTTGCTGGAACCCGAGAATGTGACGGACTTCTGCACCGCGCCAGCCGTAAATTGACTGATCGTCGTCCCCCACCACACACAGGTTCTGGTGCGGTTTGACTAAAGCGCGGATCAGATTGAACTGGGAGAGGTTGGTGTCCTGGTATTCGTCAATCTGCACGAAGTCGAACTTTTCCTGGACCTTCGCGAGGACATCCGGGAACTGGGAGAACAGGTCATTGGTCAGCATGAGCAGGTCATCGAAGTCGACGGCACCGCTGGAGCGGAGTTTTGTCTGGTATTTGCGATACGCCATGGCGGCGAGGAAGTCGAAATCGTTTTCGGTGTAGTTGGTGGCCATTTCCGGAGAGACGTTTGCCATTTTCCAGGAGCTGATTCGGTTCAGCAGGTCGCCGGGCCGGAGGCTTTTGTCATTGACGCGAATTTCTCGAAGTGCCGCCCGGGCTGCGGACTCCTGGTCGCCCCGGTCATAGATCACGAATTTCTGGGGATAGCCCAGTGCGGTGATCTCTTCGCGCAGGATGCGGACGCAGAGCGAATGGAACGTGGAAATGAAGGGCTTGGCCGGCAGGCGTTTGCCCATC
The genomic region above belongs to Gimesia chilikensis and contains:
- a CDS encoding chloride channel protein; protein product: MVYFKKLNDLLTSFDLKTSGKWFVLSCLIGVVAGFGAIVFDALTQIVQHHSLVAIAGFEHPQTVGEYSFYKDQVTEVNFAPWLLLVVITVGGLASGVIVYNIAPEAEGHGTDAAIDAFHNKRGEIQPRIPIVKTIASALTLGTGGSAGREGPIAQIGAGFGSWVATKLKLSARDRRIMLAAGMGAGIGAIFRAPLAGALFAAEIMYSNADFESDVIVPAAMSSIIAYSLYCMSLPQALRFMPLFGNELHHTVDSHFELIPYTILSIVLSLSAAFYVKTFYGTNRLFKRLPIKPMFRPAVGAFLTGVVGLGLFYLYDQDMRALSVLSTGYGVLQEALTSASKVGIPLLLTVAVVKVFTTSLTIGSGGSGGVFGPSMVIGGCVGAATGQFLQKLWPNLVTQPEAYGLVGMAGFFAGAAHAPISTIIMVSEITGNYALLLPTMLASTLCFVLCQRVHLYQKQYPSRLDSPAHRGDFLIDVLEGSRVSDVYDPQRKIQLIHESKTLDEIVHSLAGTQQHYFPVVDDAGRIIGVFSEDDVRAYLYDETIWKLALARDIMQPDFMRVTPEDDLNTVMQRFTAINVEALPVVDAQDAGVLLGMLHRKETIGYYNQQLLKHKRASDEQET
- a CDS encoding ATP-dependent helicase; translated protein: MSLSSSPSSSSHLSALNPAQREAASTLSGPLLVLAGAGTGKTRVITYRMVELIRQGVTPNKILSVTFTNKAAKEMQERMNGLMGKRLPAKPFISTFHSLCVRILREEITALGYPQKFVIYDRGDQESAARAALREIRVNDKSLRPGDLLNRISSWKMANVSPEMATNYTENDFDFLAAMAYRKYQTKLRSSGAVDFDDLLMLTNDLFSQFPDVLAKVQEKFDFVQIDEYQDTNLSQFNLIRALVKPHQNLCVVGDDDQSIYGWRGAEVRHILGFQQQFPGAKVVRLESNYRCTDKIIDLANRLVKHNRDRHKKQLVAHKKMGAPVRFLELADELTEAEKIIGEIRYLHEAQEIPLRDFAILFRTNEQPRVFETELRRTNVRYQLIGSQSFFDRREIRDLLAYMKTLAFPHDELSMLRIINTPTRGIGSGTVEKLVNQAVKAGHQFWDTVDSAREANELTPRASSALSAFHQLIRRYRARLERSPRELAQIMQELIQEIDYASEIRKQYKTSEQQQARLVVLEQFIESIKEYCTRTSDPSPSGFLEETALGDRDDLNDKEDKLSQDAVKLMTLHSAKGLEFPRVYLVGMEEGLLPHKRSVEGTDAEIAEERRIAYVGITRAQDYLTLSRAATRTKWGKKQPTLPSRFLFEMRNTDGEEEED